From one Brachypodium distachyon strain Bd21 chromosome 4, Brachypodium_distachyon_v3.0, whole genome shotgun sequence genomic stretch:
- the LOC100842901 gene encoding probable NAD(P)H dehydrogenase subunit CRR3, chloroplastic: MASHLAAACAPRLAVVASSSAGGPVRRIRRRSPGSSSQQAPTGAPTQPSVAEVRRAIGAADDPSASGRDRQSSFMDLLASTPIGQPESDAERRIREAAEWVVDNTEARAQEGQKSILVLCMKIFPLWLFLMLTALGVIKLPFDIPGLDMDNLLM, translated from the exons ATGGCaagccacctcgccgccgcctgcgccccgcgtctcgccgtcgtggcctcctcctccgccgggggTCCCGTCCGCCGTATCCGGCGCCGTTCACCGGGTTCTTCTTCTCAGCAAGCGCCCACGGGGGCTCCGACCCAGCCGTCCGTCGCGGAGGTGCGGCGcgccatcggcgccgccgacgacccgTCAGCCTCCGGAAGGGACAGGCAGTCCTCTTTCATGGATCTCCTCGCCTCCACGCCTATCGGGCAGCCGGAGAGTGATGCCGAGCGCCGAATCCGCGAGGCCGCCGAGTGGGTCGTCGACAACACCGAGGCGCGCGcgcaggaag GGCAGAAGTCTATATTGGTGCTATGCATGAAGATCTTTCCCTTGTGGCTGTTCCTCATGCTTACTGCCCTTGGAGTTATAAAGTTACCGTTTGATATTCCCGGTCTGGATATGGATAATCTCCTAATGTAA